ATCGCCGGGCCGATGTCCAGCCGCCCCTCGAGCAGTTGCCGCCAGTGATGGTAGTCGGTCTGCACCGTCACGCGTGGAGTGTGGATCACGTCGACCCGCTCCGCGCGAGCCTGGCCCTGCTCGACGCCCAGGACCATGGCATAGGTCTGGCGCTCCCGCAGCGGGCCGGCCGGGTCAATGACGAAGCGGTACCCGCCGCCGAGGTTGGCGGCCGCTTCTGTGGCGCGGGGGTGCATGGTCACCTGCCGGCAGAACGCGTGCATCCACTCGGCGCTGGGGAACAGGGGCACGCAGACCTCGCAGTGTCGACCTCGACGGATCACGCAAGCGTAGCGGCCCGGTACCCTTGCACCGCAATCTTGCGGGACCCGACGGCGGGAGCTCCAGATGGACGTGCATGGTCTTCGCGGCAGTCGTGTGGTCGTGCTCGGCGCGGCCGGCTTCCTGGGCTCACACCTGTGCGAGCGGTTGCTGACCCTCGGCGCACACGTCACTGCCATCGACAACTTCATCACCGGACGCAAGAGCAACCTCGACCACCTGATCGGTGGCGGGGCACTGCGGCTGGTGTACTACGACGTCACGGACTTCCTTCACGTGCCGGGCGACGTCGATGCGATCCTGCACTTCGCGTCGCCCGCGTCGCCGATCGACTACCTGCGGTGGCCGATCCAGACGCTGAAGGTCGGATCCCTGGGCACGCACAAGGCACTCGGGCTGGCGCGTGCGAAGGACGCACGTCTGCTGCTCGCCTCGACCTCCGAGGTGTACGGCGACCCGCGGGTCTCCCCCCAGCCCGAGGACTACTGGGGCAACGTCAACCCCATCGGCCCGCGCGGCGTGTACGACGAGGCGAAGCGGTTCGCCGAGGCGATGGCGCTGGCCTACCACCGCGAGCACGGCGTCAAGGTCCGCATCGCGAGGATCTTCAACTCGATCCTCGCCGACGAGCAGGTGCTCTACGACGACGGCACCGCTTTGCGACGTGAGCCGATCGGCGCCCTGGCCTCACGCGTTGGCGATCGTGTCGACCTCGTTGGGTATGCGGTGCCGGCGTTCGATGCTGACGGCACTGTGGCGGCCTCCGAAGCCATCGCGCTCGAGGGCCATCCGACCGGTGCGCGCTGCTACGAGGTCCGGACCCGCTACGGCCGCAGCATACGCGTGACCGGCGATCACAGCTTGTTCGCAGAGGGTTCTGACGGCCGCCCCGTCGCGCGCACGGTCGATGAGCTGCGGGTCGGTGACCACATCGCGATCGCCTCCCGGGTCGAGGTCCCCGCACGGGACCGCACCGGGGTCGACATGACCCAGATGTGGCGATCCGCTGGGCGCGATCCGTGGGATCTGATGGTTCGCGCGCCAGGAATCGGTGACGCGGTGTTCGCGCGCCGCCACGAGCTCGCGCCCGCACTGGTCAGTCGCGGACGACCGCGGCAGCAGTGCTGGAACACCGTCAACCGGTGGCGCAAGCAGGACGAGGCGCCGCTCGGTGCCCTGGAGCACCTGAGCATGCCGATTCCGGCGGACGCGTACGTCCGACTCGCCGGGGGCGGGACGCGTGCGCTGATGCCGTCGCGTGTCGCCGTCACCGATGAGTTCCTCTGGCTGCTCGGTCTGTACACGGCCGCAGGTGCCTTGTACCGCAAGCGCGGCAAGAATGCCTGCGTGACGATCCCCGGCAATGACGCCGACCTGCGCGGGCGCGCACGCAAGGTGTTTGAACGGGATCTGAACCTTCACGTCGTCGACGCCGTCGGCTCGGACGACCGACCTGCCGCCATCTTCGTCCACGCCGAGCTGCTGCTGTGTCTGCTCGAGCACCTGGACTTCCCTACCGACGACAAGGCGATGCCGGGCTGGATCCTCGGGCTACCGCTCGAGCGACTCGCCTGGTTCTTGGAGGGCTACCGCGAAGGCGACGGCGTCCACTCCGGATCCAAGATCCAGCAACAACGCCATGAGTTCTCGACGACATCCACCCGGCTGAAGGATGACCTGATCGTCGCGCTCGCAAGGTACGGCATCGTGCCGTCGGTGGGCCGGTTCGAGACCACGGCTCGCCAGCGCACCGGAGACCGCCGGTACCCGTTCTGGCGCCTGACCGTGTGCAACGTCGATCCGTGGAGTCCGTTGGGGTGGGCGGACGGTACCACGCAACGGCTGAACGCGCGCCGACACGGCGATCTGGTCTGGGCGCGCGTGACCGCCATCCAGGAGATCCCGGCAACCGACATCGTCTACGACTTCTGCGTTCCCGGACGCGAGAACTTCTGGGCCGGTTCCGGTGTCATGGCGCACAACACCTACGGCCCCAGGATGCGCGTCGAGGACGGTCGCGCCGTGCCGGCGTTCTTCGCCGCCGCGCTGCGCAACGAACCGCTGCCGGTGCACGGCGACGGTTCGCAGACGCGGTCGCTGTGCTACGTCGACGACGAGGTCGAGGGCCTGCTGCGGCTGCTGGTGTCCGACGAGGTCGGCCCCGTCAACATCGGCAACCCGGAGGAACACACGATCCTCGAGCTCGCCGAGATGATCCAGGACGTGGTGGGCAACCATCCGGGCATCGCGTTCCATCCGCGCCCGATCGACGATCCGACCGTGCGCCGCCCCGACATCGCGCTGGCGCGCAAGGTGCTCGACTGGGAACCGGCGATCTCGCTGCGCGACGGCCTGGAACGCACCCTGCCGTGGTTCGCTGAGAACGACGACCGGGCCTCGTGACCGCGCGCCGGACCAGCACCCGCGCCACGGCCGGCGTACCAGTGCGCGGCGGCGCCAGCCGTGACCACCTGGTTGGTCACGGGCGCCGCCGGGTTCATCGGGTACCACCTCACGTCCCGGCTGCTGACCGACGGGCAGTCGGTCGTGGGCATCGACGACCTCAGCCACACCTACGACCCGCTCCTGACGCACGATCGTCTCGCGCAGTTGATCGACGACCCAGCGTTCGTGTTCGCCAAGGCCGACATCGCTGACGAGGCGACGCTGACGCACATGTTCGAGCGCCACCGGCCCACCCACGTCGTCCATCTCGCGGCCCGTACGGGGGTCAGGGCGTCGCTGCGCGACCCCGTCGGCTACGCCGCCACGAACGTGGTCGGCTTCACCAACGTCATCGAGCACTGCCGCCGGCACGACGTACGTCATCTGGTGTACGCATCGTCGAGCTCGGTGTACGGCAGCTCGGCGCGCACCCCGTTCGACGAAGGCGACCCGGCAGCCCGTCCTGCCAGTGTGTATGCGGCGACCAAACGCGCCGAGGAGTTGCTGGCCCACGCGTACGGCGACGCGTACGGTCTGCGGACGACGGGGCTGCGCCTGTTCACCGTCTACGGGGCCTGGGGGCGTCCGGACATGGCGTACTACCGGTTCGCCGAAGCCATGCTCGACGGCCGCCCGCTGACCGTCCACGGCGCGGGCGACGCGCGCCGCGACTTCACGTACGTCGACGACGTCGTCGAGTCGATCGTACGGGTGGCGCGTGCAGCAGCGGCCACACAGGATGTGGATCGGGCCCCGGCGCGGGTGTTCAACGTCGGCCGTGGCCGACCGACGACGGTGTCACATCTGATCGACCTGCTGGAACGCATCACCGGACGGACCGCGATCCGACGGCACGGCGACGAGCAGGCCGGCGAGGTACGGGCGACGCACGCCGACGTCCAAGCACTGGCCCACCACGTCGGCTTCACCCCACAGGTGACGATGGAGCAGGGCCTCACGTCGTTCGTCGACTGGCTGCGCCGCTACCGACGCTGACCGGTCAGTCGCGGCCGAGCACCAGCACGGCGCAGTCATCGGTCGTGTCACCGCCGGTGAACGCCTGGACGCCCGCCCAGACGGCGTCCGCGACCTCCTGCGGCGTGCGGCCGACGGCGTCCCGCAGCAGGGCGGTCAGGCCGGTCACACCGAGCAGCGACCCGTCCTCGGCCGAGCGGGCCTCAGTGACGCCGTCCGTGTAGAGCACGACCCTGTCACCGGGTTCCAACTGCATCTGGTGGACGGCGAAGGTGCCCGTGCCGTCGATGCCGAGAGGCAGGTCGGCCGGCGCGTCGACGACCTCGGCCGACGTGCCGCGCAACAGGACCGGCGGCGGATGCCCGGCGAGCACGAACTCGGTCCTGGCGGTGTCGGGCTCGATCCGCAGGTAGATCAGGGTGACGAAGCTCTCGGCGTCGGACTGCCCGCCGACGATGGTGTTGAGCATCTGCGCCATGACGTGCGGCGCGGCGCCGGGCAGCGCCAGGGCGCGCAGCGAGTGCACCGCCATCGCAGCACGGCTGGCGGCCTGCATCCCCTTGCCGGACACGTCCCCGATCGCGACACCGAGGTCCCCGCGGTCCGTGCAGAACCAGTCGTACAGATCACCGCCGATGGCCACGTTCGCCGTGGCCGACCGGTACAGGTGGCCGACCGCGTACCCGTCGGGCAGCAGCACGTCGCCTGGTCGCAGGTCGTCGACCAGGGAGTCGACGATGCGTTGGTTGTCCTGTAGCAGCGCCACGTGGCGCACCGCCGACGCGTAGGCGCGTCCGAGGGCTGCGAGCAGCCGGGTGAACGCAGCGTCGATGGGCCGACGCGCCAGCACGCCCAGCAGCTCGGTGGCAGGTTCGGGCAGCGCCATGACGTACAGCGTCTGCTTCAGGCCGGGCACAGGTGCGTGGCTGACGGCGAGGCCGTCGGCGGGCCGCGGGACCGAGCGCGCGATCCGGTCCGCCGTGGACTCCGCGGGCCACGCGGCCAGCAGCTCGGTCAGCTCACCCGACAGACCAACGTTGTCGAGCAGCGCGAGCCCTTCGTCCCGCTCCAGTGGCGCCCACAGCATGGCCGCCTCCATGCCGAGGTCGTCGACGAGCCCTGACAGCAGCCGCTTGCGCATCGCACGCGGTGCACTCGCGTCGACGGTGTCGGCCACGAGCTCGACAGCGGCGACGAGCAGGTCATCGGGATTCGTCACCGATGCCTGTTGATCCGCGTGCGCGCCGTCGCCGGTCATCGCCGCGTCGTTGTCGATCGACCCGATGATGCGGCTCCTCGTGCAGGGCTACAGAACGCCGGCGGAGCGGGCACCGCCGTGCGCGCCATGGTAACTCAGACGGATGGCCGCCCGGAGCACCGGATCGGGCGAACCCAGGGGTCAGCTCCGTGGGCGCGCGCAGCGGTGGGAGCGGCCCCGCGCACGCAGCGGAACGGGCGGCCGATGCGGCCGCCCGTTCCGTGTTCGTGTGGTGCTGTGCGGGGCTGGACTAGAAGCCCATGCCTCCCATGTCGCCCATGCCGTGTTCGTGACCGCCACCGGCGGCGTCGTCCTTCGGCTCGGGCTTGTCGGCGATGATGGTCTCGGTGGTCAGCAGCAGACTGGCGATGCTCGCGGCGTTCTGCAGCGCCGACCGGGTGACCTTCGCCGGGTCGGGGACACCGAACCGCAGCATGTCACCGTACTCGCCGGTCAGGGCGTTGAGGCCCTCTCCAGGGTTCAGGCCGCGGACCTTCTCGACCACGACGCTGCCCTCGTAGCCGGCGTTCGCGGCGATCCAGTACAGCGGGGACGACAGCGACTTGCGCACGATGTCGGCGCCGGTCCGCTGGTCGCCCTCGAGGTCGAGCTTCTCGAGCGCGCTCCCGGCCTGCAGCAGGGACACGCCACCGCCGGCGACGATGCCCTCCTCGACCGCGGCCCGCGTCGCGGACAGCGCGTCCTCGATGCGGTGCTTCTTCTCCTTGAGCTCGACCTCGGTCGCAGCGCCGACCTTGACGACCGCGACGCCGCCGGAAAGCTTCGCGAGGCGCTCCTGGAGCTTCTCGCGGTCCCAGTCCGAGTCGGTGTTCTCGATCTCGTTCTTGATCTGGCGGATGCGGCCCTGGATGTCGTCGTCGGCACCGGAGCCCTCGACGATGGTCGTGTTGTCCTTGGTGATGGTCACCTTGCGGGCACGACCCAGCAGGTCCAGCGTGACACCGTCCAGCTTCAGGCCGACGTCCTCGGAGATGACCTGGCCACCGGTCAGGATCGCGATGTCCTGCAGCATGGCCTTGCGGCGGTCACCGAACCCGGGCGCCTTGACCGCAGCGGACTGGAACGTCCCGCGGATCTTGTTGACGACCAGCGTCGCCAGGGCCTCGCCCTCGAGGTCCTCGGCCACGATGATCAGCGGGCGGCCGGCCTGCATGACCTTCTCGAGCACGGGCAGCAGGTCCGCCACCGCGCTGATCTTCTGGTTGGCGATCAGGATGTAGGGGTCCTCGAAGACCGCCTCCATCCGCTCGGTGTCGGTCACCATGTACGGCGAGATGTAGCCCTTGTCGAACTGCATGCCCTCGACGAAGTCGAGCTCGAGTCCGAAGGTCTGGCTCTCCTCGACGGTGATCACGCCGTCCTTGCCGACCTTGTCCATCGCCTCGGCGATGACCCGTCCGATGTCGGCGTCGTTGTTGGCCGAGATCGACGCGACGTGCGCGATCTCGTCCTGCGTCTCGATGTCACGCGCGTTCTGCGCGATGGCCTCGACGACGCGCTCGACAGCCTGGTCGATGCCCCGCTTGAGCAGCATCGGGTTCGCGCCGGCCGCCACGTTGCGCAGCCCCTCGCGGACCATCGCCTGGGCCAGCACCGTCGCGGTCGTGGTGCCGTCACCGGCGACGTCGTTGGTCTTGGTCGCGACCTCCTTCGCCAGCTGGGCGCCCATGTTCTCGTAGGCGTCCTCCAGCTCGATGTCGCGAGCGACCGTCACGCCGTCCTTGGTGATGGTGGGGGAGCCCCACTTCTTCTCCAGGACCACGTTGCGGCCCTTGGGCCCGAGGGTGACCT
The genomic region above belongs to Euzebyales bacterium and contains:
- a CDS encoding SCP2 sterol-binding domain-containing protein, which codes for MPLFPSAEWMHAFCRQVTMHPRATEAAANLGGGYRFVIDPAGPLRERQTYAMVLGVEQGQARAERVDVIHTPRVTVQTDYHHWRQLLEGRLDIGPAILFRRLRVGGDMAALVGSSGDVDVLVDALRGVDTVWLDAVR
- a CDS encoding NAD-dependent epimerase/dehydratase family protein, which codes for MDVHGLRGSRVVVLGAAGFLGSHLCERLLTLGAHVTAIDNFITGRKSNLDHLIGGGALRLVYYDVTDFLHVPGDVDAILHFASPASPIDYLRWPIQTLKVGSLGTHKALGLARAKDARLLLASTSEVYGDPRVSPQPEDYWGNVNPIGPRGVYDEAKRFAEAMALAYHREHGVKVRIARIFNSILADEQVLYDDGTALRREPIGALASRVGDRVDLVGYAVPAFDADGTVAASEAIALEGHPTGARCYEVRTRYGRSIRVTGDHSLFAEGSDGRPVARTVDELRVGDHIAIASRVEVPARDRTGVDMTQMWRSAGRDPWDLMVRAPGIGDAVFARRHELAPALVSRGRPRQQCWNTVNRWRKQDEAPLGALEHLSMPIPADAYVRLAGGGTRALMPSRVAVTDEFLWLLGLYTAAGALYRKRGKNACVTIPGNDADLRGRARKVFERDLNLHVVDAVGSDDRPAAIFVHAELLLCLLEHLDFPTDDKAMPGWILGLPLERLAWFLEGYREGDGVHSGSKIQQQRHEFSTTSTRLKDDLIVALARYGIVPSVGRFETTARQRTGDRRYPFWRLTVCNVDPWSPLGWADGTTQRLNARRHGDLVWARVTAIQEIPATDIVYDFCVPGRENFWAGSGVMAHNTYGPRMRVEDGRAVPAFFAAALRNEPLPVHGDGSQTRSLCYVDDEVEGLLRLLVSDEVGPVNIGNPEEHTILELAEMIQDVVGNHPGIAFHPRPIDDPTVRRPDIALARKVLDWEPAISLRDGLERTLPWFAENDDRAS
- a CDS encoding NAD-dependent epimerase/dehydratase family protein; translation: MTTWLVTGAAGFIGYHLTSRLLTDGQSVVGIDDLSHTYDPLLTHDRLAQLIDDPAFVFAKADIADEATLTHMFERHRPTHVVHLAARTGVRASLRDPVGYAATNVVGFTNVIEHCRRHDVRHLVYASSSSVYGSSARTPFDEGDPAARPASVYAATKRAEELLAHAYGDAYGLRTTGLRLFTVYGAWGRPDMAYYRFAEAMLDGRPLTVHGAGDARRDFTYVDDVVESIVRVARAAAATQDVDRAPARVFNVGRGRPTTVSHLIDLLERITGRTAIRRHGDEQAGEVRATHADVQALAHHVGFTPQVTMEQGLTSFVDWLRRYRR
- a CDS encoding PP2C family protein-serine/threonine phosphatase; its protein translation is MTGDGAHADQQASVTNPDDLLVAAVELVADTVDASAPRAMRKRLLSGLVDDLGMEAAMLWAPLERDEGLALLDNVGLSGELTELLAAWPAESTADRIARSVPRPADGLAVSHAPVPGLKQTLYVMALPEPATELLGVLARRPIDAAFTRLLAALGRAYASAVRHVALLQDNQRIVDSLVDDLRPGDVLLPDGYAVGHLYRSATANVAIGGDLYDWFCTDRGDLGVAIGDVSGKGMQAASRAAMAVHSLRALALPGAAPHVMAQMLNTIVGGQSDAESFVTLIYLRIEPDTARTEFVLAGHPPPVLLRGTSAEVVDAPADLPLGIDGTGTFAVHQMQLEPGDRVVLYTDGVTEARSAEDGSLLGVTGLTALLRDAVGRTPQEVADAVWAGVQAFTGGDTTDDCAVLVLGRD
- the groL gene encoding chaperonin GroEL (60 kDa chaperone family; promotes refolding of misfolded polypeptides especially under stressful conditions; forms two stacked rings of heptamers to form a barrel-shaped 14mer; ends can be capped by GroES; misfolded proteins enter the barrel where they are refolded when GroES binds) — translated: MAKQLKFHEDARRKLETGVNKLADAVKVTLGPKGRNVVLEKKWGSPTITKDGVTVARDIELEDAYENMGAQLAKEVATKTNDVAGDGTTTATVLAQAMVREGLRNVAAGANPMLLKRGIDQAVERVVEAIAQNARDIETQDEIAHVASISANNDADIGRVIAEAMDKVGKDGVITVEESQTFGLELDFVEGMQFDKGYISPYMVTDTERMEAVFEDPYILIANQKISAVADLLPVLEKVMQAGRPLIIVAEDLEGEALATLVVNKIRGTFQSAAVKAPGFGDRRKAMLQDIAILTGGQVISEDVGLKLDGVTLDLLGRARKVTITKDNTTIVEGSGADDDIQGRIRQIKNEIENTDSDWDREKLQERLAKLSGGVAVVKVGAATEVELKEKKHRIEDALSATRAAVEEGIVAGGGVSLLQAGSALEKLDLEGDQRTGADIVRKSLSSPLYWIAANAGYEGSVVVEKVRGLNPGEGLNALTGEYGDMLRFGVPDPAKVTRSALQNAASIASLLLTTETIIADKPEPKDDAAGGGHEHGMGDMGGMGF